In Ostrinia nubilalis chromosome 6, ilOstNubi1.1, whole genome shotgun sequence, the genomic window CTTTTAAGACAATTAGGACCATGACTAACCATACAGTATCTAGAAATCAAGATGCAAGATCTACAATCAAACTCACACCTTAAAAGCAATGATATAATGATAACCAACATAGCTAAGATAACTCAGATAAAATTTATCAAGAAAAGGAAAATCCTtcatatttttactttaataaatGTGGCAGTGTCATAACTTTATTCAACATTATTAGTTCAGAATTTATAAGGTACATTAAAGGCTGTTTTTTGCTGTAATTACCTCTGTACTTCTATGGTGCCAAGTGTTTCATATGCAAAATCACATTTGTCATCCATTTCAATAGCTTTGTTAATAAGTTTAACTGCTTTTTCAAAGTCTGTATTCTTCTGTAGTTGTACCAATCCTTTGTGGACATACAGTGTAGCATTGTTTGGATCTACTGCCAATGCAGAATCAAACAGTGCTTCGGCACGGCCCCATTCTTGCTGGTCAGACAGAACTTGAGCAAACAGGATGTATGCCTCGGCACACCGCGGGAACCTCTCCAGGGCGTGCTCGAAGTCTGCTCGCACCTGGTTTAATGCACCAACATTCTTGTTTATCTGAGCATGCCTATAGTCAGCATAACATTTCTGAATATAGGCGATGGAAAAGTCAGGATTTAATTCAACTGCTTTTGCAAATTCAGCAGTTGCTTCATCCATGCGCTCCAATAACAAATACACTTGACCTCGGTGGTGGTAGATGTCAGAATTGTTTGGGTCTAATTGGGCAGCTCGTGCAAAATCTTCCAAGCAATGTTCTGTGTTCTCCAGCTGGGTGTACAGGGATGCACGCTTTATCAGTGCATTCACCTTCACTTTGACTGATGCATCACTGTCTATTACTTTGACCAAATCAGCCTGAGCTTCATCGTGGCGTCCAAGCAGCAGATAGAAAGTAGCGCGTAGGAGTAAAGCTTCATTTTTATACTTTCCATTAGCTTCCAGCTCTTCAGTGCAAGCATCAACAATAGAATCATAGTCCTGAGCATCAAGAGCATGTTTAGCTTTAGAAAATCCACCAGTAGCCTTCTCTTCCAATTGAATTTTAGTAATGGGATCCTCAGAAAATGCTGAAAAGTATGTTTTAATGAAATGCTTAGAGGGCATGACCGGGTGCCGTCTCGCAAGCGCTTCGCGGGCGTGTTGCCGACCCAGAGCTTTGAGGATGCGATCCGCGTTGACTAGAGAACTCTGGACCTGGAATCTCTCCAGAATACATGCCGAAGTTACATCTTCCAAGGCAAGAACCAGATCACCACTCTTTTCGGCTGCACGTGAGCGACGCAGGAAGGCTTTAACATATTTCTCATTCAACTTAAGCGCAAAGGTGCAATCCTCTTTTACCTGTTCCCACATTTCTCTTTTCTCATAGCAGGCAGATCGATTCTGATAGAATGTGGCCAGATCCACTGGACGGTCCGGTGGGCAAGCTTCGATAGCTTCATTGTACAGAGAGATAGCTTTATCGTATTCACCAGCATGGAAGGCACGGTTTCCGGCACCTTTCAACTTCATAGCACGGTCGATGGCATTTTCCGAAGTTTTGGCATTATTTTCTTCATTATCCAATGAAATAGTAGTCTTGGCCTTTAAATCAGCTACTTTTTTCTTTTCTGGGTCTTCTAATCTATTTCTTAGATAAAGGTAACCTAAGCCAATGGCCAAAGGTGCACCGAGTAGAATGGCTAGTTGCCATTTAGGAaatggtgtactgccggtcgaagCCATATCCTCACGAACACTACTTCAAACGATATTCAACATAAACGATTCAccatttactttttcaaacacGTAAAGTAATAAACTGTACTCTAAATTTTAATCATTACTTCCATTTCTTTAAAACCTTGGCCCTCGATGCAGCAAGGAGCGATTACGGCTGGCAAGCAAGCAAAGACAATTTTTTGACATTATAGCTTTTTTATGTCAAAAATCATGTGCAGATTTCCTgccagtataaaaaataaacttaccgCCAAAGATATTTAAACAGATAGATTAAACTTACCGCCCGCGGGCATGCCACCTGGGCACAGACCCGGGTGGAAATCCAAGGTTGGATTCAACCTTTAACGGCTACGGctacgaggttatctttgagagcgtgttgagtttggtggaacgttaaattgtaggaaaagtgattgtcaaccatccaagatattatctccttgcccgttaacccacgcctatggagattccacccctagagttccttctgatagagacccagtgcctttaagtACAACCTGTGGTACAACCTACTCTTGGTTGGAGCCACATTTTGTCCGTTGCGCTTTTGGCTTAATAGTTACTTTGTCTTTGGCAAATCTGACAACTATTAAAAAGCAAATCTGTCaactattaaaaaacaaattgtCAAAACTGTCAACTCTATGGCATAACCTTTTTGTGGAATTACGGGGTtcaaaattatttctaaaaatttgaattgaattaaaaatgaaataaaagcaCTATCCCAAACACAGAACACGTAATAATAATCCCAAGGGTCTGCTCTAGTTAATTTGTTGTAAGCTACTGTTACCTACgttttaaattatcttaaaaaaattaaacattcgATAAAATGCTGGGAACTAAGTTAATAAAGTTTGTAAgtctattttattgtttttaattattgaaaacaaaattgtttAGTATCCCTATCGTCTGCATAAACATATATTAACAGTATTTAACAATCAACTGACCGCCAGTGACCCTTAATTGTATAAACTTActgtttattaaaacaaatcttaaCATGATTAAATTGTTTAACATTTTACTTGAATCTTACAGAAAATGCTTTATTTGCTGAAAAACTGCTGATACTGGTTAGAATTCATAACTCACCCAAAACAGTTCATTAAAGTGAACTATCGTTGGTTCGTTTTGTTACAGGTAATGAGAAATAATATattgaaacaaaacaaattagCAACAATATCATCATCTTTGCAATGTCAACAACTGCGACACAAAAGTGATCTCTATGAGCCAGATTATCTcattgtaagtaaataatatttttaaggatAGTTCCTtactacactcgacagcaaataaatcgcaccacccgcgacaagcactttcaaacgtatgcatccccacttcacaccaatattggtaccattcaaaagcctagttctaaacttcatttcattataggaaaggtttttaccccaaaaatgtttctttagaaggatccagagtcacttcttcaaaaaatagatagttacgcttgagccaacttttatggctataaaactgttaagttggaattaatcgctatccatctgttaaagaggacacgtgtgatcattatttggttttataaccataaaatttggtctaattgatcccagaggtgagcccaaagtgaggtcttttttcaagtcacatttatggtatatgttaatcatttattaagaaattaaatgtgtttttctttaaggatatttattgggctttcaaataacaccaatattgttggggcaccattattgtgtcaaaagaaaatctttaaagttcgcgtcgcgggtggtgcgatttatttgctgttgAGTGTATTTAACACTAATTGTTTTAGTAGCAGaatgtgtttctttaattggcttATGTTCAAGTTGTATCTTCCTGCACATGTATGTACAGTTAAATGCttttgaaaaattgttaaacaaataataataataaatacgaaGATACATAcgtacactcgaaaaacataaccctccttctggcgcagtcgggttaATACTTACATTATCACACATTTATAACtttactattattattgtttcagaGTATGGAACCTGATGAGCCAGTTTATGATTGCCTGAATTTGCAATTAAAAGGATATGATTTTGCATTGTTAGAAGCTTGCCAGAGTCAAATCCACAGATATGCTGAAGTCATGGGTCTCACAGTTGATGAATGGTAACTGTTCTACCTTAGTTATGATTTTGAATATGATATGCATGCACAACctgtattattaattaaatataatattaacttCTAAAGTATTATGTTTGAATAGTAAGTCCAAACACAAAATAGTGTTTACTTTATCCTATCCTATTTAAGTGGTATGAGGCAACAGCTGATGTTTGCTTATTTTTTCCATTGTATAAACAGTTGGGCGACACCAGCACAACAACTCAAAGTGCAGCGTTTCAAACCCAAAGGAACTGCAGTAGATGCTGAATATcacttaaatatttatgaaagaaatgtaCAGGTAAATGCTCAATATCATACTTAAAAACTTACATTGCATCTTTCTGTTTACCTACATAAgttggcttattccactattccccgttaacgccaattggagctttGTAATGGGGAATtcccgttatattaggattaTTTGTATAACATTAGTAAGGAAATGTTTTGGGAATAGTGGTATAACATTCATcagtattttgaatttttactCTGAATTTGCACTTCAAACTTAGTACTACAAGAGTAGAGTTAGTAAATACAAGAGTGATCTCTTCGTTACAGCCAGAGAGGCAAAAAGgataaattatgtttaaaataaaaaggaaGGTGGTGAAGAATCATATAACATTAACATAcctttataaatgaaaataagccctaagagtaggcgcacaccgttgatttttagttggccgatagttgtgcccgattttaaattgtatgaagaatcggccaaatcgaaccggcgtagtgtgcgcactcccatacatgcccatactgatcaactgcccgactaaactatcggccgacgaaaaatcaacggtgtgcgcctactcttactttATCTAAACTAAACATTGTCAGGTGAGCGACGTGCCGGCCTGGGCGCTGGGCACGCTGCTGCGCGTGGCGCGCGCGAGCCTGCCCGAGGGCTGCTCGCTGCGCGTGCACGAGCACGCCGTCGAGCACGAGGAGGTGCGCTACGTGCCCGACAACCAGCTGCGCGAGCTCAAACAGCAACTCGAAGACATGGGCGGCAGCCGCGCCGACAAGAAGAAGAGGAAGTAGCGCGTGTGTTGATTTATTAAATAGtgcgttatacagggtgttaggtaaatgggtatatgagccgacactagcccatgataacatggtcatataataataataataagccccgcagggcagctttgtggcgagctgttggtgagtagcgacaccacggggccagttgttaatccgagtgctcccgagagtcggtcaagaccctcgtcttcggcttgccgaagtggaatccgagagggtctgcaggactttcacctctggcttgccttaaccggccggccagagtggagtcgctagagctatatgctccaggggtggaagtgttaaagggcataacgccgcgagtaacctcggagaaagcgcagcacacctctctacacccctgagctggcagacgccaatgttgcccctcagtccggcctatacgacccatgacgccagggggggcccatttagtcgctggctagtcaccgcctgccattttttcagtccgagactatgaaccaggcaggtgtcccgtagtctccatccatagcctagtaaccagtccatccatccttcatccataaccctagtccattctccaataactgcaatagctcctgtgcacaggctggggatggtctctggctacatcccatgatatagtcagagactagatccagcatgtgcaccactttcacttttgtcgattattttgcgcttaaaacggcctctacgtgttggattattggatctgtatcccccaGGAGACAGTTTTACAGATATAAATGcagtagcatgggttggcacccggggcgatcaccccctcTCCCCGTCCCCATGCCAGGGGCGGTTGAAACAGCGATTGGGGTCTGttgaaatacatacaaataatacaataattaccaataaaatgtgttttatttatcattaatactacgaatattaaaattatggtaGCACATGACGACATAAATCAgtctaagtatttaatatttctaaaacattaattagcctttgataagtagtaaacatttaaaaaaaataacattaatatgataaaataaatgatatttccaaatctaataaacattaataataaaataatataaacattCTGAAGAAAGTTAAcgaaaaccttaatttttttttcaaaccataCTTTTCCGCCGCTTTCCGCAGTGAATCTCCAGCTTTTACCTCCTCTTATGCTTTACCAAGTCTATTTCCTCCCTGGAAATCTTCCTTACCCAAACTCTCGGCatctacaaaaaataaacattaatacattttctgtttcaaccgtacccaaaaaaaatgtttcaaccgtccccaACCCCACTTTTGGTAAAATGTACTTTATAGTTTCGACATTAATAATCACACATTAAAAATAGTAACTGCCCCTTATTCTACAAGcttcattataatcgcaaacgcaAATCAGACATTCACATAAAAAGAACAGATAGTATAAGCGTTAATGtctgaagaaaaatacttactttgggtagtaaaaaacaaaatagtGTTTTATACACAACGTCAACGCGTTAGGAAGTTATTAGGCACTAAATTCGTGTTCGGACCTGTCTTCCGCTTCTTTTTCCCCTAGGACCCCTTACTCCCCGCGGAACCGTTTACGAGATATTTGCTCTGTTTCAACCGTCctttgtttcaaccgtacccagtctcccctactaatctgcgcgacttgtgtcaccccctgatgcttggcacccggggcggaccgccgcTACTGTATAAAtgagtcagaaatttgatatcatcattttattttttttaattttcatacaaaataaattttataaaatccgatttgtatgaaaattaaaataattgaaattaagatatcaattttctgtcttcaccataccatttatatgaccatgttaacatgggctagtggcgtctcatatacccatttacctaacaccctgtagatcgtttcatccacgaagacgcgccccatcaTTCTTCcgttaatgtttgagtgttatcggtacatgcTAAATCATCCACGAgtcacacgcacactacaataatgacgctcggattgctcggatcaaactccccgcaccttTCCTCGACCAAATATTGGTGGGGcgcatcttcgtggatgaaacgaactataaTAATTGTGTGTTATCTAGTTGTTTTAGgaaataaatgtttatgatTAGTAaggatattgtttttttttccttattCCGCGAGGCACACTCCTTCCCTAAGGTATAAGTATTTTTGTTATAACATCTTTCCGCCCCCTTCACTTAAaattagatacctacctacctaaaaaaCCTACAGTGATAAAGACGAAAACGCAGTAGTCCCGCAGATCCCTTGCTCAAAAAGGAAATCatagattttgtaaaaaaaatctaaggAATTTGTTAAAAAACTTACAGATCACGACACAGGAGTCACAGGACGCATCAAGCTGGACTGGGGCATTTTTACAGTACCCCGGAGCACGAATTAAACACGTTCTCGTTATAGTATAgtaatcgtttatttattttttaaaaaactagcttttgcgcTTGGCGCATGGTTTGTTCATCAAAATcctttagtagtttttgcgtgaaagagtaacaaacatccagacatctaaactttcgcatttataatattagtatagtagGTAGGATGACGCCTTTACCGTTTGTATAAGGAATTACGTAGTTTATTCGTGCTCAGGGCACAATACTTAGTTCGTGATTTGACCGGAAGTGAAAGATTTTCTCAAACTTCCGGCAAATGCCAGACgcgttagagtaggcgcacaccgttgatttttagttggccgatagttgtgcccgaatttaatttgtatgaagaatcgggcaaatcgaatcggcgtagtgtacgcactcccatacatgcccatactgatcaactgcccgactaaactatcggccgacgaaaaatcaacggtgtgcgcctactcttaatcctCTCTCATCTCAGCACAATACGACTATCTATTGCGTAAATGACAGTCaacgtaggtactcgtatttcggtatatttattttaaaaaatccatCGTCTAATTTATCGACAGTGCTGcaatacaataattacctacgCCGTCTAGGCAGTCTGCAGGTGGACAACCATCTgtgtaattattattcatttagTAAATgcatcaaaataataattgttattccTTCAAATCAGGCACATTAATTGTATGAGCTTTACGCAATTGCGTAAGTTGTAAAATATGATGTTCCTAAAACGGGGATTAATGGCACATACGGCCTTGGTTCGCCGCTCCCATAGTACCTATCCAATTATTTATATTCATAC contains:
- the LOC135072552 gene encoding mitochondrial import receptor subunit TOM70 — its product is MASTGSTPFPKWQLAILLGAPLAIGLGYLYLRNRLEDPEKKKVADLKAKTTISLDNEENNAKTSENAIDRAMKLKGAGNRAFHAGEYDKAISLYNEAIEACPPDRPVDLATFYQNRSACYEKREMWEQVKEDCTFALKLNEKYVKAFLRRSRAAEKSGDLVLALEDVTSACILERFQVQSSLVNADRILKALGRQHAREALARRHPVMPSKHFIKTYFSAFSEDPITKIQLEEKATGGFSKAKHALDAQDYDSIVDACTEELEANGKYKNEALLLRATFYLLLGRHDEAQADLVKVIDSDASVKVKVNALIKRASLYTQLENTEHCLEDFARAAQLDPNNSDIYHHRGQVYLLLERMDEATAEFAKAVELNPDFSIAYIQKCYADYRHAQINKNVGALNQVRADFEHALERFPRCAEAYILFAQVLSDQQEWGRAEALFDSALAVDPNNATLYVHKGLVQLQKNTDFEKAVKLINKAIEMDDKCDFAYETLGTIEVQRGNLRRSLELFEKAIALAKTELEMTHLFSLKDAAAAQLKVSERWGLDWTVS
- the LOC135072560 gene encoding LOW QUALITY PROTEIN: uncharacterized protein LOC135072560 (The sequence of the model RefSeq protein was modified relative to this genomic sequence to represent the inferred CDS: inserted 1 base in 1 codon) — translated: MLGTKLIKFVMRNNILKQNKLATISSSLQCQQLRHKSDLYEPDYLISMEPDEPVYDCLNLQLKGYDFALLEACQSQIHRYAEVMGLTVDECWATPAQQLKVQRFKPKGTAVDAEYHLNIYERNVQVSDVPAWALGTLLRVARASLPEGCSLRVHEHAVEHEEVRYVPDNQLRELKQQLXRHGRQPRRQEEEEVARVLIY